AGTTTCTTGAAGATGTTCATCTTGTTTTTCTATTGCATAGAAAGCAAGTTCATTTATTGCTTTCAAGTGATAGTTCTGAATTTCTGTATCTGCTTTTGATTTACTGTAATTGCTGATTAAGTGAGTTAGAAGCGATTTTGACTTTCCGTTATATAAAGCTACTTTCCCTAACCAAACAAAAAAGAAAATGATCAGAAAAGATGTAAGAATAAACACTCCAAGTTTTGCGGAATTATTTATAAACCAATTCCCCCAACTAAAAGGCGGTTGAAATTGAAAAATCAAAAATATGAAAGAAAATAAGGTTACAAATAATGTCAGTTTGAAAACGGATATTCCGCAAGTTATTTTATATGATTTTTGAGGAAACTCGTCATTAAAAACAACAGGAATGTATTCCGAGGAATACTTATCACCAATATTCGAGATTTTATCAATTATAATTGGATATGCAATACCTAATATTGCAATATCAATAGCTACACATATTTCAATTATGTTTTCTGGTATCATTATTTCGTATAATTCTTTTTAAGTTACATAAAACAGCAATCATCCATTTTGCAAAGATAAGCATTTCTCCTTTAGGGGATAAGAAAAACCGCCGAATCTTCTTCGAGTAGCTTTCTTCAAGAACCGTGCAACTAATGCGGCAAGCGAATTTTTTAATGCAAAAATAAAGCAATTCAGAGCACAACTCAGAGGAGTCAGAAACGTGGCATTCTTCTTGTTCAGATTATCTAAAATTTATGCTTAATAGGACAATCCCTCAGGATTTCGGTATGATCCGTATGATCCATGATCCTGTACACATTTTAAGTACCAACAAAAAAGGCTCAGAGAAAATCTCTAAGCCTTTTCCTGTGATCCGCCTGGGGCTCGAACCCAGGACCCCAACATTAAAAGTGTTGTGCTCTACCTGCTGAGCTAGCGAATCAATCCTTTATTGCTGTTAAGCGGGTGCAAATGTAAGGGGAATAATCTTAATAGGCAAGTAATTCCGCCTCTTTTTCTGAATATTTTTTGATTTACTCCTTTCTAGTTTTCATTTTGTAAGCAGGAAATACGGAGAATTTTGCGTATGTTTGCGCTGATTTTAAAGTATTTATATATTATATCTTATTTATATTTATGGCTGACGATAAAAAGATTATTTTCTCAATGGTTGGAGTGAGCAAGGCTTTTCAACCGAACAAAAATGTGCTTAAAAATATTTATCTCTCCTTTTTCTATGGTGCTAAAATTGGTATTATAGGTCTTAATGGATCGGGTAAATCTACTTTGCTTAAAATTATTGGCGGTCTGGAGAAATCATATCAAGGTGAAGTGGTGTTCTCGCAAGGGTATTCTGTAGGTTACTTGGCACAGGAGCCACACTTGGATGATAACAAGACGGTGAAAGAAGTGGTGATGGAGGGTGTGCAACCTATTGTAGACGCTTTGGCTGAGTATGAGGATATCAATCTTAAGTTTGGTGAGCCGGAGTATTATGAGAATGCTGAAAAGATGGATAAGTTATTTGCGCGCCAGGCGGAATTGCAGGATGTGATAGATGCAACGGATGCATGGAACTTGGATAGTGTACTTGAACGTGCGATGGATGCTCTCCGTTGTCCGCCTGAGGATCAACCGGTGGCAAACTTGTCAGGGGGAGAACGCCGTCGGGTGGCTTTGTGTCGCTTGTTATTGCAGAAACCTGATATTTTGCTGCTTGATGAACCTACGAACCACCTTGATGCGGAGTCTATCGATTGGTTGGAACAACATTTGCAACAATATGAGGGTACGGTGATTGCTGTGACCCACGACCGTTATTTCCTTGATCATGTGGCTGGATGGATTTTAGAGCTTGATCGTGGTGAGGGGATTCCATGGAAGGGTAACTATTCTTCTTGGTTGGATCAAAAGACTAAGCGTATGCAGATGGAGGAAAAAACGGCTAGTAAGCGCCGGAAAACTCTGGAACGCGAATTGGAATGGGTGCGATTGGCTCCTAAAGCTCGTCAAGCTAAAGGTAAGGCTCGTTTGAATTCTTATGATAAATTGCTGAATGAGGATCAGAAGGAGAAGGAGGAAAAACTTGAAATATTTATTCCTAACGGTCCTCGTTTGGGTAATAAGGTGATAGAGGCTAAAGGGGTAGCTAAAGCGTATGGTGATAAGCTGCTGTTTGATGATCTTAACTTTATGCTTCCTCCTAATGGTATTGTGGGGGTTATCGGACCAAATGGTGCCGGTAAAACTACTTTGTTTAGACTGATCATGGGGATGGAGAAGGTTGATAGAGGTGAGTTTGAGGTAGGAGAGACTGTTAAAGTGGCGTATGTGGATCAACAGCATAAGGATATTGATCCTAATAAGAGCGTTTATCAGGTAATCTCCGGTGGTAATGAGCTAATGCGTATGGGAGGAAGAGATATTAATGCGCGTGCATATCTTTCTCGTTTCAATTTTGCAGGTGCTGATCAGGAAAAGCTCTGCGGGGTTCTTTCCGGTGGTGAGAGAAATCGTCTTCATCTAGCAATGGCTTTGAAAGAAGAGGGTAACGTGTTACTGCTTGATGAACCGACTAATGATATTGACGTAAATACATTGCGCGCATTAGAAGAAGGCTTGGAAGACTTTGCCGGTTGTGCTGTTGTTATTTCGCATGACCGTTGGTTCCTTGACCGTATCTGCACTCATATTCTTGCTTTCGAAGGCGACTCAAATGTTTTCTATTTTGAAGGTTCTTACTCTGACTATGAAGTGAATAAAATGAAACGTTTAGGTAATGAAGAACCAAAACGGGTGAGATATAGAAAGTTGATGGACTGATAGTTACAATTCTATATATTAAGGCTAAAGCTGGCTAATTATTTGAATATAATTAGCCGGCTTTACTTTTAATTGTCTTTTTTAATGAAATAGGGTTTATTTTATTAAAAAAAATGAAATACAAATGTAATGTATGTATAAAATATATTAATTACCTTTGTCTGATAATCAAAAGGTATTATTAAATTAACAATTCAATTATTTAACAAAAAAGAATTATGAGAAGACATCTAATTCATTTTCTGCTAGTTGCTTTGCTGTTGGCGTGTTCTGCTGCTACAGCTTTTGCTCAGGTTGCAGTTAAGGGACAAGTTGTGGATGCTGAAAATGGCGATCCGATGATTGGAGCTGCTGTAACAGTTGTTGGTAGCACTCAGGGAGTTGTGACTGACGTGGACGGTAACTTCGCTCTTAGTGTTGCTCCTAATGCAACATTATCTATCAAGTATCTGGGATACAAAGAGCTAAAAAAGAAAATTACACAGAATAAGGCTCAGGTAGATCTTGGAGTTATCAAAATTGAAGTAGATGCGGTTGCTTTATCTGACGTAACAATTACTTCTTCAATTGCAGTTGCCCGTAAGACTCCGGTAGCAGTTTCTACTATTGGACCGACTTTTATTGCAGAGAGACTTGGTACTCAAGAGTTTCCTGAAATATTGAAGTCGACTCCGGGTGTATATGCAACAAAGCAAGGGGGTGGTTATGGTGATTCGCGCGTAAATCTTCGTGGATTCGCTTCTGCAAATATTGCTGTTATGGTAAATGGTGTGCCTATGAATGATATGGAATGGGGAGGTGTCTATTGGTCAAACTGGGCAGGCCTTTCAGATGTTACTCGCTCTATGCAAGTACAAAGAGGATTGGGGGCATCTAAAATATCTTCACCTTCTGTAGGTGGATCTATCAATATTGTAACAAACTCTACAAATGCAAAGAAAGGTGGTGCTGTCTCTTATGGAGTAGGTAATGATGGCTACAACAAGATGCTTTTTGCTCTTTCTACAGGAATGAATGAAAAGGGCTGGGCTGTCTCTATCTTGGGTTCTAAGACTTGGGGCGATGGTTATATCCGTGGAACAGCTTTTAACGCGTATTCTTGGTTTATAAATGTTTCTAAAAGACTAGGTGATAAACATGTATTGTCTTTGACGGCAACTGGAGCACCTCAAAGCCATAATAAACGTTATGATAAGCTGACTATTGCACAGTGGGAACTACAAAAATCAGTAGGTTTAGGTGATGGATATCGTTATAATGCTACATATGGTTTTGATGCTAATGGGCGTGAACGTGTTTCTACAAATTATAACTATTATCACAAACCTCAGGTATCATTAAATCATATTTGGGATATAAATATAAAATCTAGTCTCTCTTCTTCTTTGTATCTTTCTATAGGAGATGGTTATGGCTATAGGGCAGTAGGTGATAACTATTCAACTTTATATGGAGCTACTAATGGAGTACCTAATACAACTTATCGTAAAAAGGATGGTACTTTTGACTATGCTGCGTTAATGGAAAATAATGCAAACTCTGCTAATGGAAGTTTGGCTGCTGTAGCTAAGAATATGAATAATCATGTTTGGTATGGTTTGTTATCTACATATAAGAATCAATTGACAAGTAATTTGGATTTTCAAGCAGGTCTTGATTTGCGTTACTATAAAGGAACGCATGTTGCTCGTATTGCAGATCTTTATGGTGGACAATATGTGATTGATCCTGATAGGGCAAACGTACCATATAAATCAGAGGACATTGCTTGGCAGAACGAGAAACTTTATATTGGTGATATTGTATATCGTGATTATGAAAGTTATATTGGACAATATGGAGCTTTTACTCAATTAGAGTATACAAAAGATAAATTGTCTACTTTTGTTTCTGCTAACGCTAATGTTAACACTTATAAACGGCAAGATCATTTTTATTATAATGATGAGAAATCAGACTCAAAGACGAAAATAGGATATGGGGTCAAAGGTGGCGCAAATTATAACCTGGATGAGCATCATAATGCTTTTGCAAATGTTGGTTTTTTCTCTCGTACTCCGTTTTATTCAGGAGGTGTTTTCCTAAATTCTACAACTAGCAACTTATTAAATCCTAACTCTAAAAATGAAAAAGTTATTTCATTTGAATTGGGTTATGGTTATACATCAAGGGTGTTTAATGCTACAGTTAATGTTTACCGTACTTCATGGTTGGATAAATCTATAACTAAATCAAAAACTGATGCTCAAGAGAGTGCCTATTTAAATTTAAATGGTGTTGATGCTTTACATCAAGGTATAGAGCTTGAATTTACGTATAAACCTTTAAGAAAACTTCAAATTAATGGAATGCTTTCTCTAGGGGATTGGCAATGGAAAAGTAATGCAAAGGGTTATTGGTATAACAAGAATGGCCAAGCATTGGATCAAAATCAAAATATAACTACTATAGGATCTGCTGATCATGCTTCTTCTACTTTGAATCTTGATGGTATTAAAGTTGGAAATTCGGCTCAAACGACAGCATATTTAGCTGTTTCTTATGAGTTGTTGAAAGGACTTTATTTTAATGCAAGTGGTAACTTTTATGGTCGTAATTACTCTGATTATGATATCACTAGTACAAATAAATTTGAAACAGGTGTAGAAGATGTGGCTCAACCATGGCGTATACCAAGTGCCTATGTTTTTGATTCAGGTCTTAGCTATCATTTCAAAATTGGTGATTTGGATGCAACGTGGATTACTAATTGTAATAATGTGCTGAATGAACATTATATTACGGATGCCAAAGATAATGGTGCTAAAACAGGTGGACATGGTTGGCAGGATGCAACTGTATTCTATGGATTTGGACGTACATGGTCTATGAGTATGAAGGTTAAATTTTAATTAATCCCGATAAGAATAAGATGAAAAAAATATTATTTTTTAGCATACTACTTGCAGGAGTTTCTTCTCTATTTACTTCTTGCAATAACGAACCTAATTTTGATGGTTTAGATGATTTGAGTAAACCGACAAATCTTGCTACCTATACTGATGTGTATCCAGGTGAAAATTTTTCTGCAGATAAGTTGGCAAAGACAGTTTTACCAGCTTGGCTACTCTCTAAGTATTATACCTGTGATGAGGGATCATCTGCTTCGGTAACTTATAATTATGAAACAACTGAAGAAGATGTTCCTTCTATTTCTGTGGACTTTGAAAGAAATATCATTCTAAATGCAGAAACAAATATTTCTGGTTGGTTCAATTTAGCTACTGTTGGTGATCTGAAATGGATGGATAAATCATATAATAACGTGTATACTCAGATGTCAGCAAATGGTGCGGCGGGAGAAGTCAATGCATGGTTCATTTCTCCTAAGCATAAAGTGACAAAAGGTGAATCTTTATCTTTTGATGTTTGTATTGGATATTGGAATGCTGATTGTCTTCAAGTGCTTATATCATCTACATTTCAAGGAACTAATAGTAGTGTGACTAATAGTAAGACGAAATGGATTGATGTTACTTCTAGCTTTACTATTCCTCAAGAGCCTACTAACAAATATGGTAGTTTTGCTACAGCTGGCAGCCTGAATTTAGATCAATATGCTGGACAGGATATCTATGTAGCATTTAAATATGTGGGTAATGGTGCTGCGGAGTCAAAAGCTACTACTACCATTCAGCTTGATAATATTAAAATTGCTGGAACTAAGACTGTTACTACTGAAATGACAGATGAATATTCTTATGATGGTGCTGCCTGGAATTTTGTCCGTACTGTGCCTAAAGCTGCGTTAAATGAAACATTTGATGATCGTACGATAAACTCTGGCGACAAGACTATGTTAACTGGATGGGTAAGTGCAGCAACTCAGGGAACGGTTTATTGGACTGATAAATCATATAGTAAAAATAATTATACAAACTGTTCTGCTTACAAACAGGCAAGTACAGTTGAAGCTTGGTTAATTACTCCTGAACTTGAGATTAGAGATAATTATATTCTTAAGTTTGATATGGTTTCTGGACATTGGACGCATGAGGCTTTACATGTTTATGTCTCTACAAATTTTGATGGTAAAGAAGAAGGCATATCTACTGCAACTTGGGAGGAAATTACAGATTTAGTTATGCCTAAAAAAGAATCTGGTTATTCTAGTTTCACTACTGTTGGTCCTACTGACCTCTCTGCTTATGTTGGGCAGAATATATATGTTGCTTTTAAGTATTTAGGTGATCCTACTCAAAACCAAACTTCTACGGTACAGCTAGATAATATTTATGTAGGTGAATAATTTGAATTTTTAATATATTATGAAAGAGAGCTTTCCTAACCATGGTAGCTCTCTTTTTTTATCTTTTTATCCCAACTTCCATGATCACAGGGTTATGATCACTAAAATCTAATGAGGGAGAATGGTAATGTATTCCTTGTATGTCGTGAGAATGAAAGATGTAATCAATACGGAGCATACGTTTGTAGTAACGGTAGCTATAGGCATATCCGCTTCCTGATGTTTTGAATCCGTCTTCTAACTGACCTTTAACTGTGCGATATATGTAGGAGGATGGAATAGAGTTAAAATCTCCACATAATAATATCGGATAGGGACTTTCCTCAATTACTTTATGTATGGCTTTTGCTTGTATTTCTCGTTTTAGTGAGTTCTCTCTGATACTTCTTAAAACTTCATATATTATATCTTTTGTGGAGAGAGAATTCTCTTTTTGTTCTCTGATGATCTTTTTACGGATTTCTGAAATATTGGTAGTCTGTAAGTGGTTGTTAAATACACGAATTTGCTTTCCTCCTATTGAGATCTCTCCCCATATACTGCTATTTTTACTGTTGGGGTATGTTAATAATTTGCTATCATTGATGGGGTATTTGCTGAATATGGCTAATGGAAGAAGATGTAAGCTGTCAGGGGTAATAATGCTGTATTTCCATTTTGAGAAAGCCTTTTTTATGCTGTCTACTGTAAAGGTTTCATTTCCCTCAAACTCTTGAAAACAAATAATATCCACATTCGCTTTTGCCATATATCCTGCAATGTTCTTACATGAATGACCATCGGCTTCTTTTCCAAAACCGAAAACGTTATAAGTGGCTATTTTTATATTTGAGTAATCGGAAGGTACTTTTTTTTTATCAAATTGAATTTGATATATGGAGTTAATGTATCCCCAATTAGAACCAATGGCTAATATGGGGACCAATAGCCAGTATTTTTTCTGGAAGCCCCAATATATGATGATGGGAATGTTTAGCAATAATAGTATGGGCAAAAATAGCCCGATTATGGGAATAAGTATAGAATGTGATGGAGGAATATATCGAGCATAGCTACCTATTATAGTCAAAAGGGCTAAACAGAGAGTTATTACTATTGCAATAGTATCTAATACTCTGTGTAGTTTTAATTTTTTCATTTTTTTTATTTACATACTTGTTCTTTGGTGTTAAGAACTTTTTAGTTAAGTGTTTTTTATGAGTTGCTTAACCATTTTGTTAGAGTCTCTTTGAGTAACGCCTGTGAGAAAGGTTTTGTTAAGAATTCATTGCAGCCAGCCTTTCTTGCTGCTTCTTTATCATATGCGTATGCATAGGCGCTTAAGGCGATGATAGGAATATGACTTGACTGTTTT
This is a stretch of genomic DNA from uncultured Bacteroides sp.. It encodes these proteins:
- a CDS encoding endonuclease/exonuclease/phosphatase family protein, translating into MKKLKLHRVLDTIAIVITLCLALLTIIGSYARYIPPSHSILIPIIGLFLPILLLLNIPIIIYWGFQKKYWLLVPILAIGSNWGYINSIYQIQFDKKKVPSDYSNIKIATYNVFGFGKEADGHSCKNIAGYMAKANVDIICFQEFEGNETFTVDSIKKAFSKWKYSIITPDSLHLLPLAIFSKYPINDSKLLTYPNSKNSSIWGEISIGGKQIRVFNNHLQTTNISEIRKKIIREQKENSLSTKDIIYEVLRSIRENSLKREIQAKAIHKVIEESPYPILLCGDFNSIPSSYIYRTVKGQLEDGFKTSGSGYAYSYRYYKRMLRIDYIFHSHDIQGIHYHSPSLDFSDHNPVIMEVGIKR
- a CDS encoding carboxypeptidase-like regulatory domain-containing protein, which translates into the protein MRRHLIHFLLVALLLACSAATAFAQVAVKGQVVDAENGDPMIGAAVTVVGSTQGVVTDVDGNFALSVAPNATLSIKYLGYKELKKKITQNKAQVDLGVIKIEVDAVALSDVTITSSIAVARKTPVAVSTIGPTFIAERLGTQEFPEILKSTPGVYATKQGGGYGDSRVNLRGFASANIAVMVNGVPMNDMEWGGVYWSNWAGLSDVTRSMQVQRGLGASKISSPSVGGSINIVTNSTNAKKGGAVSYGVGNDGYNKMLFALSTGMNEKGWAVSILGSKTWGDGYIRGTAFNAYSWFINVSKRLGDKHVLSLTATGAPQSHNKRYDKLTIAQWELQKSVGLGDGYRYNATYGFDANGRERVSTNYNYYHKPQVSLNHIWDINIKSSLSSSLYLSIGDGYGYRAVGDNYSTLYGATNGVPNTTYRKKDGTFDYAALMENNANSANGSLAAVAKNMNNHVWYGLLSTYKNQLTSNLDFQAGLDLRYYKGTHVARIADLYGGQYVIDPDRANVPYKSEDIAWQNEKLYIGDIVYRDYESYIGQYGAFTQLEYTKDKLSTFVSANANVNTYKRQDHFYYNDEKSDSKTKIGYGVKGGANYNLDEHHNAFANVGFFSRTPFYSGGVFLNSTTSNLLNPNSKNEKVISFELGYGYTSRVFNATVNVYRTSWLDKSITKSKTDAQESAYLNLNGVDALHQGIELEFTYKPLRKLQINGMLSLGDWQWKSNAKGYWYNKNGQALDQNQNITTIGSADHASSTLNLDGIKVGNSAQTTAYLAVSYELLKGLYFNASGNFYGRNYSDYDITSTNKFETGVEDVAQPWRIPSAYVFDSGLSYHFKIGDLDATWITNCNNVLNEHYITDAKDNGAKTGGHGWQDATVFYGFGRTWSMSMKVKF
- a CDS encoding choice-of-anchor J domain-containing protein, with amino-acid sequence MKKILFFSILLAGVSSLFTSCNNEPNFDGLDDLSKPTNLATYTDVYPGENFSADKLAKTVLPAWLLSKYYTCDEGSSASVTYNYETTEEDVPSISVDFERNIILNAETNISGWFNLATVGDLKWMDKSYNNVYTQMSANGAAGEVNAWFISPKHKVTKGESLSFDVCIGYWNADCLQVLISSTFQGTNSSVTNSKTKWIDVTSSFTIPQEPTNKYGSFATAGSLNLDQYAGQDIYVAFKYVGNGAAESKATTTIQLDNIKIAGTKTVTTEMTDEYSYDGAAWNFVRTVPKAALNETFDDRTINSGDKTMLTGWVSAATQGTVYWTDKSYSKNNYTNCSAYKQASTVEAWLITPELEIRDNYILKFDMVSGHWTHEALHVYVSTNFDGKEEGISTATWEEITDLVMPKKESGYSSFTTVGPTDLSAYVGQNIYVAFKYLGDPTQNQTSTVQLDNIYVGE
- the ettA gene encoding energy-dependent translational throttle protein EttA is translated as MADDKKIIFSMVGVSKAFQPNKNVLKNIYLSFFYGAKIGIIGLNGSGKSTLLKIIGGLEKSYQGEVVFSQGYSVGYLAQEPHLDDNKTVKEVVMEGVQPIVDALAEYEDINLKFGEPEYYENAEKMDKLFARQAELQDVIDATDAWNLDSVLERAMDALRCPPEDQPVANLSGGERRRVALCRLLLQKPDILLLDEPTNHLDAESIDWLEQHLQQYEGTVIAVTHDRYFLDHVAGWILELDRGEGIPWKGNYSSWLDQKTKRMQMEEKTASKRRKTLERELEWVRLAPKARQAKGKARLNSYDKLLNEDQKEKEEKLEIFIPNGPRLGNKVIEAKGVAKAYGDKLLFDDLNFMLPPNGIVGVIGPNGAGKTTLFRLIMGMEKVDRGEFEVGETVKVAYVDQQHKDIDPNKSVYQVISGGNELMRMGGRDINARAYLSRFNFAGADQEKLCGVLSGGERNRLHLAMALKEEGNVLLLDEPTNDIDVNTLRALEEGLEDFAGCAVVISHDRWFLDRICTHILAFEGDSNVFYFEGSYSDYEVNKMKRLGNEEPKRVRYRKLMD